The proteins below are encoded in one region of Candidatus Alcyoniella australis:
- a CDS encoding SLBB domain-containing protein, with product MRRTGLVISFFMLVLFCLTVVAQDYRVGPGDVLQIWIFNEEDLSRAYQVAPDGSIDFPLVGKLEAGGLTAEQIKLQLVESLGRDFLVNPQVEVQVKEYNSQKVYVLGAVAKPGYYEVRGETTILELIGRAGGVTELGGQNYVLLRTSGVRQTGPADAVPPDDAAVVDTVEPIIIDSTKLLDQGDVSLNLELRGGDILYVPKGEEVFVYGEVKTPGRVTWTDGLTVLRAVSLAGGPTQLAATKRVQIIRSEAGELRKYMVNLKDISRGKDPDFALIPDDVVVVPRSVL from the coding sequence ATGCGGCGCACAGGCCTGGTGATCTCGTTTTTCATGTTAGTGCTGTTTTGCCTTACCGTCGTGGCCCAGGACTACCGCGTGGGCCCGGGCGACGTGCTGCAGATCTGGATTTTCAACGAGGAGGACCTCAGCCGCGCCTACCAGGTGGCCCCCGACGGCAGCATCGACTTCCCGCTGGTGGGCAAGCTCGAGGCCGGCGGCCTGACCGCGGAGCAGATCAAACTCCAGCTCGTGGAGAGTTTGGGCCGGGACTTCCTGGTCAATCCCCAGGTCGAGGTGCAGGTCAAGGAGTACAACTCCCAAAAAGTCTACGTGCTCGGCGCCGTTGCCAAGCCCGGCTATTACGAGGTGCGCGGCGAGACCACGATCCTCGAGCTGATCGGCCGCGCCGGCGGAGTGACTGAGCTCGGCGGTCAGAACTACGTGCTGCTGCGCACCAGCGGTGTGCGCCAGACCGGCCCGGCCGACGCCGTGCCGCCCGACGATGCGGCCGTGGTCGATACTGTGGAGCCGATCATCATCGACTCGACCAAGCTGCTGGACCAGGGGGACGTCTCGCTCAACCTGGAACTTCGCGGCGGCGACATCCTCTACGTTCCCAAGGGGGAGGAGGTCTTTGTCTACGGCGAGGTTAAGACCCCCGGCCGCGTGACCTGGACCGACGGCCTGACCGTGCTGCGCGCTGTGAGTCTGGCCGGCGGCCCCACCCAGCTCGCGGCGACCAAGCGCGTGCAGATCATCCGCTCCGAGGCCGGCGAGCTGCGCAAGTACATGGTCAATCTCAAGGACATCAGCCGGGGCAAGGACCCCGACTTTGCGCTGATTCCGGACGACGTTGTAGTCGTTCCGCGCAGCGTGTTGTAG